CGACGAGATCGCGCTGACGATGCGGGGACTGCTCGGCGATCATGCCGAGGAGATCACCGGCATCTCCGCCCTGTCCACGGTCCCCGCCGTGCTGCGTGAGCTGCGCGTGATGCTCGCCCGCTACTACGCCGACGTGCCGACGCTGATCGTGCAGCCGGGGGTGCGCACCGGGGTCCCGCTGCTGGTGGACAACCCCAAGGAGGTCGGCGGCGACCGGGTCGTCAACACGCTGGCCGCCCATCACCTCTTCGGCACCGCCTGCGTGGTCGTCGACTTTGGCACCTCCACCAACATCGACGTGATCTCGGCCAGGGGCGAGTTCCTCGGCGGCGTGTTCGCCCCCGGCATCGAGATCTCGGTGGACGCGCTCGCGTCGCGGGCGGCCCAACTGCGCAAGGTCGAGCTGATCCGTCCGCGCCACGTGATCGGCAAGAACACCGTCGAATGTCTGCAGGCGGGCATCCTCTACGGCTTCGCCGGGCAGGTCGACGGGCTGGTGCGGCGCATCAGCGCCGAGTTGGCCGCGACGGAGCGAGGACCGATCACCGTGCTCGCGACCGGCGGGCTGGCGCCCCTGGTGCTCGGCGAGTCGGAGACGATCGCCGAGCACGTGCCCGATCTCACCCTGATCGGATTGCGGCTGGTCTACGAGCGCAACGTGCTCTGAGCGGCGGCCCGCGTCGCGCTCGGCCGCGCCCGCGAGCGGTACCGTCGATCGATGCCGGACGGCAACCCGTCGTCCGGGCGTGTCCGCCCGACGCCTACGCTGTGTCTCCGTGAACGCCATTCCGGAGAACGACGCCACGACCAGCGAGGACACCCTTCCCGAGCAGATGCGTATCCGTCGGGAGAAGCGGTCGCGGTTGCTCGAATCCGGCACGGAACCGTATCCGGTCGTGCTTCCGGTCACACATGCTCTCGCCGACATCAGGGCGAAGCACACCGGACTCGCACCCGACACTGCCACGGGCGAGATCGTCGGCATCGCGGGCCGGGTGATGTTCCTGCGAAACACTGGAAAGCTGTGTTTCGCCACCTTGCGTTCCGGCGACGGCTCCGAACTGCAGGCGATGCTCAGCCTCGGTCAGATCGGCGCGGAGGCATTGGCAGCCTGGAAGGGCGATATCGATCTCGGCGACCATGTCTTCGTACACGGCGAGGTCATCACGTCGCGTCGAGGCGAGCTCTCGGTGATGGCCGATGAATGGCGGCTCGCCGCGAAGGC
The Actinoalloteichus fjordicus DNA segment above includes these coding regions:
- a CDS encoding type III pantothenate kinase, whose translation is MLFAIDVGNTNIVLGLYEGEGADARLIRDWRMRTDARATADEIALTMRGLLGDHAEEITGISALSTVPAVLRELRVMLARYYADVPTLIVQPGVRTGVPLLVDNPKEVGGDRVVNTLAAHHLFGTACVVVDFGTSTNIDVISARGEFLGGVFAPGIEISVDALASRAAQLRKVELIRPRHVIGKNTVECLQAGILYGFAGQVDGLVRRISAELAATERGPITVLATGGLAPLVLGESETIAEHVPDLTLIGLRLVYERNVL